One Vanessa atalanta chromosome 6, ilVanAtal1.2, whole genome shotgun sequence genomic window carries:
- the LOC125064914 gene encoding elongator complex protein 2 gives MKVAVKQIYTSVACNRVPEIADWNRDGFICYGASNAVVIYDTNVKGQDPLQVLSHHCSKVNSVKWLQKSDSCTELLSCSADKTAAIWTLHNGTWKVTSQLTGHKDGVTCINGVYLDGDDLMVYTGSIDSTVRVWERKNGTTVHKQTINLHSGLCLTLHAHILPTTNKPILFCALDDHKIHIFSEEDEYHRVHMLVGHEDWVRGLDVVGVDENTIMLASASQDTYIRLWRIQSHEDKTVKGIKVEEKVFQAYGIKWSVKLDAVLAGHEGWVYGVQWQKVLDKANDQPIYRLLSSSLDKTIIIWQPESYGGVWVESVRVGEVGGNGLGFYGSRFGQDTFMGHGYNGSLHIWKLDKETNQWQPSVVVGGHFSGVEDIRWEGQGRYLLSVSLDQTTRLHAPWNRPDGGGAEWHELCRAQVHGYDMCAAASLSAARFVSAADEKVLRVFRAPHNFLHNFRNIVGEALVGEDDEGPEGASVPSLGLSNKAVFSGEEHTNGDDNDGYFVPIELNEPPTEETLMQNTLWPETHKLYGHGYEVRCADASADGALLASAARAALAAHAAVLLWDTSNWQQIQKLVSHNLTVTQLAFSPDSRRLLSVSRDRRWTVFQRIRDSNLFEIAASTDRTNGIHTRIIWCCAWAWDGSMFGTGSRDGKLCIWSKTDTTSDSTLKDYSLVGKPLELPNTSITALTFAPLQRESQILAVGFESGVIRIYNFDSTWSLLHELDNSAAHHLTVKRLFFRPPRKDSNKELYLASCGSDHFVRINNIILS, from the exons aatgtaAAGGGTCAAGACCCACTTCAAGTTTTAAGTCACCACTGCTCAAAAGTAAATTCAGTTAAATGGCTGCAGAAATCAGATAGTTGTACAGAACTATTATCATGTTCTGCAGACAAAACAGCTGCTATTTGGACGCTTCATAATGGAACTTGGAAGGTCACCAGCCAGTTAACAGGTCATAAAGATGGTGTCACTTGTATCAATGGAGTGTATCTTGATGGTGATGATTTAATGGTTTACACGGGATCTATTGATTCGACAGTGAGAGTCTGGGAACGTAAAAATG GGACAACAGTACATAAACAAACAATCAATCTTCATTCTGGGCTCTGTCTCACACTTCATGCACATATTTTACCTACTACTAATAAACCAATCCTATTCTGTGCTCTTGACGACCACAAAATACACATATTCAGTGAAGAAGATGAATATCATAGAGTTCACATGCTAGTAGGTCATGAAGATTGGGTTAGAGGATTAGATGTTGTTGGAGTTG ATGAAAATACTATAATGCTTGCATCAGCCTCACAAGACACTTATATCCGCCTCTGGCGCATTCAATCACATGAAGATAAGACCGTGAAAGGAATTAAAGTGGAAGAAAAAGTGTTTCAAGCATATGGGATAAAATGGTCAGTTAAACTAGATGCTGTTCTGGCAGGTCATGAAGGCTGGGTATATGGAGTACAGTGGCAGAAGGTTCTGGATAAAG CAAACGATCAGCCGATCTATCGACTTCTTTCCTCATCCCTTGACAAAACCATTATCATATGGCAACCAGAGAGCTATGGTGGTGTATGGGTTGAGAGCGTTAGAGTGGGAGAAGTCGGAGGAAATGGTCTAGGGTTTTATGGAAGTCGATTTGGACAAGATACATTCATGGGCCACGGGTACAATGGATCATTACACATCTGGAAACTAgataag GAAACAAATCAGTGGCAGCCGAGCGTAGTTGTTGGAGGTCACTTTAGCGGAGTAGAGGACATTAGATGGGAGGGTCAGGGGCGCTATCTCCTTAGTGTTTCTTTGGACCAGACGACGAGGCTGCACGCGCCTTGGAATAGACCTGACG GAGGCGGCGCGGAGTGGCACGAGCTGTGCCGCGCGCAGGTGCACGGGTACGACATGTGCGCGGCGGCGTCGCTGTCGGCCGCGCGCTTCGTGTCGGCCGCCGACGAGAAGGTGCTGCGCGTGTTCCGCGCGCCGCACAACTTCCTCCACAACTTCAGGAACATCGTGGGAGAGGCGCTCGTCGGGGAAGACGACGAAG GACCTGAAGGAGCTTCGGTCCCTTCCCTGGGTTTGTCCAACAAGGCTGTGTTCAGTGGAGAGGAGCACACGAACGGAGATGATAACGATGGATACTTCGTGCCAATTGAATTGAACG AGCCGCCGACGGAGGAGACGCTGATGCAGAACACGCTGTGGCCGGAGACGCACAAGCTGTACGGGCACGGCTACGAGGTGCGCTGCGCCGACGCCAGCGCCGACGGCGCGCTGCTCGCgtccgccgcgcgcgccgcgctcgCCGCGCACGCCGCCGTGCTGCTCTG GGACACGTCGAACTGGCAACAGATACAGAAGTTGGTCTCTCACAACCTCACGGTGACTCAGCTGGCTTTCTCTCCGGACAGCCGACGTCTCCTGTCGGTGTCCCGCGACCGAAGATGGACCGTATTCCAGAGGATACGAGATTCGAACCTGTTCGAGATAGCCGCCAGCACGGACAGAACGAACGGTATCCACACGAGGATCATCTGGTGCTGCGCGTGGGCGTGGGATGGGTCGATGTTCGGGACGGGCTCCAGGGATGGAAAA CTTTGTATCTGGTCAAAGACAGACACAACAAGCGATTCTACACTTAAGGATTATTCTTTAGTGG gaAAGCCACTAGAACTACCCAACACGTCAATAACGGCGCTAACGTTCGCTCCACTACAACGGGAGAGTCAGATACTAGCCGTCGGCTTTGAGTCCGGCGTCATCCGGATATACAACTTCGACAGCACTTGGAGCTTGCTACACGAACTAGATAACAG TGCGGCGCATCATTTAACTGTAAAGAGATTATTCTTCAGGCCTCCTCGAAAGGACTCGAACAAGGAACTGTATCTGGCAAGCTGCGGCAGTGACCATTTTGTtagaataaataacataattctatcttaa
- the LOC125064743 gene encoding myeloid differentiation primary response protein MyD88 produces the protein MMIDLNTVPLSALTNESRSLLSSRLNTRKVLPIVGPDHLSRHRDWRGLASLANISTEVAATLNDCQDKTAKVIDIWTKFNDGSDTVGRLLDYLQILDRYDVYEDLLVLAREEKLIVPRNQSNNNQVVVAVDGSDEDIITYDDKLFGQPQRYHAYVLYAKEDKDFVDELLIRMRSEGFKICTEEDLVAGHATQFQPVSRLISERCRYIVLIYSPDFLRSPAINFCMNLAQADAISKRQSKIIPVMYRQCVLPDHIAHYHSLRYSEPGPHSFYNFWERLSQSLRIVDTPRLNSSSSTHSAMNIAELSQSLNNGYQRVNGYKEHQLALPSVPTETSSMTDLYHLQVNYPNSYETKSLGNMSQTSEGKKKKSGPITKIINTFRGKKHKKAIAVEN, from the exons ATGATGATCGATCTTAACACCGTGCCATTGTCTGCACTTACAAATGAATCTCGAAGTTTATTATCATCTCGTTTAAACACAAGAAAAGTTTTGCCAATTGTTGGACCTGATCATCTTTCACGACAcag agaCTGGAGAGGACTGGCGTCTCTTGCCAATATATCAACTGAAGTAGCAGCAACCTTAAATGACTGTCAAGATAAAACGGCTAAGGTTATAGATATATGGACAAAGTTTAATGATGGGTCGGATACCGTTGGACGACTATTGGATTACCTTCAAATATTAGATAGATACGATGTTTATGAAGATTTACTGGTGCTGGCTAGAGAAGAAAAACTGATag ttcCAAGAAATCAAAGCAATAACAACCAGGTGGTTGTAGCTGTGGATGGCAGTGATGAAGACATCATCACATATGATGACAAACTGTTTGGTCAACCGCAGCGGTATCATGCGTATGTACTGTACGCTAAAGAGGATAAGGATTTTGTTGATGAACTGCTTATACGAATGAGAAGTGAAGGGTTTAAG ATTTGTACAGAGGAAGACTTGGTGGCGGGACACGCCACTCAGTTCCAGCCAGTGTCACGACTCATCTCCGAGCGCTGCCGTTACATTGTGCTGATCTACTCTCCGGACTTCCTGAGGAGTCCTGCTATTAATTTTTGCATGAACCTTGCGCAGGCGGATGCTATAA GCAAGCGGCAGAGCAAGATAATTCCGGTGATGTACCGCCAGTGCGTGCTGCCCGACCACATCGCGCACTACCACAGCTTGCGCTACAGCGAGCCCGGCCCGCACTCCTTCTACAATTTCTGGGAGCGCTTGTCGCAGTCGCTGCGCATCGTGGACACGCCGAG atTAAACAGCTCCAGTTCTACTCACTCTGCCATGAACATTGCTGAACTATCGCAGAGCCTCAATAATGGATACCAAAGAGTCAATGGTTATAAAGAGCATCAACTTGCTCTACCGAGCGTACCCACTGAAACATCTAGCATGACTGATTTATACCATCTCCAAGTGAACTATCCAAACTCCTATGAAACAAAGTCCTTAGGCAACATGAGCCAGACCAGCGAAGGGAAGAAGAAGAAATCTGGACCAATTACAAAAATCATCAATACCTTCAGGGGcaagaaacataaaaaagcCATTGCTGTGGAGAACTGA